From Candidatus Pedobacter colombiensis, one genomic window encodes:
- a CDS encoding YqgE/AlgH family protein: protein MISRLQPTLGRLLISEPFLMDPNFKRSVILITEHQEEGTVGFILNHSSTLLLKDVVPDMPEANFPVYLGGPVETDTVHFIHRCPDLITDGQEVVKGIYWGGNFETLKALIHNQSIKEDDIKFFIGYSGWGESQLNMEMKSNTWIVSDEFHPDVVFSNNEENLWREVIINLGPKYAHVSNFPQDPNLN, encoded by the coding sequence ATGATAAGCAGGTTACAACCAACATTGGGCAGATTACTAATCTCCGAACCATTTTTAATGGACCCTAATTTTAAGCGGTCTGTAATTCTTATTACAGAGCATCAAGAGGAGGGAACGGTTGGTTTTATTCTTAATCATTCAAGCACGTTGTTGCTTAAAGACGTGGTTCCGGATATGCCGGAGGCGAACTTTCCGGTATACCTTGGTGGCCCTGTAGAAACAGATACTGTACATTTTATACATAGATGCCCAGATTTGATTACAGATGGACAAGAGGTTGTAAAGGGAATATATTGGGGAGGTAATTTCGAAACCTTAAAAGCGCTGATACACAATCAAAGTATTAAAGAAGACGATATTAAGTTTTTTATAGGTTATTCAGGCTGGGGCGAATCGCAGCTTAACATGGAAATGAAATCCAATACCTGGATTGTATCTGATGAATTTCATCCCGATGTGGTTTTCTCCAATAATGAAGAAAACCTTTGGCGGGAAGTGATTATTAATTTGGGACCGAAATATGCTCATGTAAGCAACTTTCCTCAGGATCCGAATTTGAATTAA